The following are from one region of the Anaeropeptidivorans aminofermentans genome:
- the pheT gene encoding phenylalanine--tRNA ligase subunit beta: MNIPISWLKEYVDIDASMKDFVEDMTMSGSKVETVESLGAEIKNIVVGKILKIEKHPDADKLVITQIDIGNSTIQIVTGANNIKEGDYIPVALDGAVVSGGKVIKKSKLRGVESCGMLCSIEELGYDTHDYPEAPENGIYIFPEPQELGKDACEILQIKEDVVEFEITSNRPDCFSVLGLAREAAATYNKALKYPEISLKEEGEGNISEMVSVEIKNPELCPRYIARVVKNVKICPSPQWMRHKLTASGIRPINNIVDITNYVMLEMGQPMHAFDIENIDEGKIIVRNAYEGEKITTLDGIERNLDSSMLVISDPNKAVAIAGVMGGQNSKVTGESGAILFESANFNGTNIRVTAKKLGLRTDASAKYEKGLDPNQSIESINRCVQLVEELGYGEVVKDVVDCYPNKREVSYVEFSPEGINKLLGTDISKEAMAEMLQRLDIKVEGNKAVIPTFRPDLEREADIAEEIARLYGYNKIDTTIEKGRKTVGKRNHKQIVEDKTASAMAALGFSEIMTYSFESPKAFEKLNIPADSPLRTAAKISNPLGEDFSIMRTTTLNGLLTSLSNNFSKRNEEALLFELGKVYLPKSVPMTELPSEKEILSIGFYDMKAKKDFFYMKAVIEELFAYLNIHEEREYVPEENIAYMHPYRTARIFSGEDEIGYIGEIHPEVCKNYNISQKAYICIIEMEYLIKLSSAKKEYKSLPKYPSVTRDISMLVEDGVSVREIEKAIKEKGGKILEKLSLFDVYKGNQIVEGFKSVSYSLEFRDDEKTLTDEEVSQQMKKILKNLEMKINIQLRDK; the protein is encoded by the coding sequence ATGAATATACCTATTTCTTGGCTTAAAGAATATGTAGATATAGATGCTTCAATGAAAGATTTTGTTGAAGATATGACCATGAGCGGCTCAAAGGTTGAAACTGTTGAAAGTCTTGGGGCTGAAATAAAAAATATCGTTGTTGGAAAAATACTAAAGATAGAAAAGCACCCCGATGCCGATAAGCTTGTAATAACTCAGATTGATATCGGAAACAGCACCATTCAGATTGTGACGGGAGCAAATAATATAAAAGAAGGGGATTATATTCCCGTTGCCCTTGACGGCGCTGTGGTTTCCGGCGGAAAAGTGATTAAAAAATCAAAGCTCAGAGGGGTTGAATCCTGCGGAATGCTTTGCTCTATTGAAGAGCTTGGATACGATACCCATGATTATCCCGAAGCCCCTGAAAACGGCATCTATATCTTCCCTGAGCCTCAAGAGCTTGGGAAAGATGCCTGCGAAATACTTCAGATAAAAGAAGATGTGGTTGAGTTTGAGATAACCTCCAACAGGCCCGATTGCTTTTCAGTATTAGGCCTTGCAAGAGAAGCCGCCGCAACTTATAATAAAGCACTTAAATATCCTGAAATAAGCCTTAAGGAAGAGGGCGAAGGCAATATCAGCGAAATGGTTTCCGTTGAAATCAAAAACCCTGAGCTTTGCCCAAGGTATATTGCCAGAGTCGTTAAAAACGTGAAGATATGCCCCTCACCTCAATGGATGCGCCATAAGCTTACGGCTTCGGGCATACGCCCTATTAATAATATTGTGGATATTACAAATTACGTTATGCTTGAAATGGGTCAGCCCATGCATGCCTTCGATATAGAAAACATAGATGAAGGCAAAATAATCGTAAGAAACGCTTATGAAGGCGAGAAAATAACAACCCTTGACGGCATAGAAAGAAATCTCGATTCTTCCATGCTTGTGATTTCAGACCCCAATAAGGCTGTTGCCATTGCAGGGGTTATGGGAGGGCAGAACTCCAAGGTAACGGGAGAATCCGGAGCCATCTTATTCGAGTCTGCCAATTTTAACGGTACTAATATCCGTGTGACGGCAAAGAAGCTGGGCTTAAGAACAGACGCCTCTGCAAAATATGAAAAAGGCCTTGACCCCAACCAATCCATAGAATCCATTAACAGATGCGTTCAGCTTGTTGAGGAGCTTGGTTACGGAGAGGTTGTAAAGGACGTTGTAGACTGCTATCCCAATAAGAGAGAAGTTTCTTATGTGGAATTTTCCCCTGAAGGCATCAACAAGCTTTTAGGAACGGACATATCAAAAGAAGCTATGGCAGAAATGCTTCAAAGACTTGATATCAAAGTTGAAGGAAATAAAGCTGTAATCCCTACCTTCCGCCCTGATTTAGAAAGAGAAGCAGATATTGCCGAAGAAATTGCAAGATTATACGGCTATAATAAAATAGATACAACCATCGAAAAGGGAAGAAAAACCGTAGGAAAGAGAAATCATAAGCAAATTGTAGAGGATAAGACGGCTTCAGCTATGGCGGCCCTTGGATTTTCAGAAATTATGACCTATTCCTTCGAGAGCCCTAAAGCCTTTGAGAAGCTTAATATTCCGGCCGATTCTCCTTTAAGAACTGCTGCAAAGATTTCAAACCCCTTAGGGGAAGATTTCAGTATCATGAGAACCACCACATTAAACGGCTTGCTTACTTCTCTTTCTAATAATTTCAGCAAAAGAAACGAAGAAGCCCTTTTATTTGAGCTTGGCAAGGTATATCTGCCGAAATCTGTGCCGATGACGGAGCTTCCCTCAGAGAAAGAAATTTTATCCATAGGCTTTTACGATATGAAGGCTAAAAAGGATTTTTTCTACATGAAAGCCGTAATTGAAGAGCTTTTTGCATATTTAAATATTCATGAAGAAAGAGAATATGTACCGGAAGAAAATATTGCCTATATGCATCCCTATAGAACAGCAAGAATTTTCTCAGGAGAAGATGAAATAGGATATATAGGAGAAATTCACCCGGAAGTATGTAAAAATTATAATATTTCTCAAAAGGCATATATATGCATAATAGAAATGGAATACCTTATCAAGCTTTCAAGTGCTAAAAAGGAATATAAGAGCCTTCCCAAATACCCTTCTGTTACAAGAGATATCTCTATGCTTGTAGAGGACGGCGTTTCTGTAAGGGAGATAGAAAAAGCAATTAAGGAAAAAGGCGGTAAAATACTTGAAAAATTAAGCCTCTTTGACGTTTATAAAGGCAACCAGATTGTAGAAGGGTTTAAATCCGTATCCTATTCTCTTGAATTTAGAGATGATGAAAAGACCCTCACAGACGAAGAAGTTTCTCAGCAGATGAAGAAGATTCTTAAAAATCTTGAAATGAAGATTAATATACAGCTAAGAGACAAATAA
- the pheS gene encoding phenylalanine--tRNA ligase subunit alpha, whose translation MIKRLEEIKLGSEKLLNDAKSLKDIEELRIKYLGKKGELTELLKSMGALSAEERPKMGKLVNELREHLENAVSVHTERLKEAALNERILLEKIDVTMPGEKIRPLGHKHPITLVIDAIKDIFMGMGYEIAEGPDIELDYYNFEALNIPENHPAKDEQDTFYVDGGFVLRSQTSSVQVRTMETHELPIRIIAPGRVFRSDEVDATHSPVFHQLEGLVIDENITMSDLKGVLNVFAKALLGENTEVRFRPHHFQFTEPSAEMDVSCFVCGGKGCRTCKQTGWIELLGCGMVHPRVLEMSGIDPKKYSGFAFGMGLERIAMQRFNIPDLRLMYENDVRFLKQF comes from the coding sequence ATGATTAAACGTCTTGAAGAAATTAAGCTTGGCTCGGAGAAGCTTCTTAATGACGCTAAGAGCCTAAAAGACATAGAAGAACTTAGAATTAAATATTTAGGAAAAAAGGGTGAACTTACTGAGCTTTTAAAATCCATGGGTGCTTTGTCGGCAGAAGAAAGGCCGAAAATGGGCAAGCTTGTAAACGAGCTTCGTGAGCATCTTGAAAATGCAGTATCTGTGCATACTGAAAGGCTTAAAGAAGCCGCATTAAACGAAAGAATCCTTCTTGAAAAAATTGATGTTACAATGCCCGGAGAAAAAATAAGGCCTTTAGGCCATAAGCACCCTATTACTCTTGTCATTGATGCAATAAAAGATATATTCATGGGCATGGGCTATGAAATAGCGGAAGGGCCGGATATAGAGCTTGATTATTATAATTTTGAGGCTCTGAATATCCCGGAAAATCACCCTGCTAAAGATGAGCAGGACACCTTTTACGTTGACGGCGGTTTTGTTTTAAGAAGCCAGACCTCCTCTGTTCAGGTAAGGACGATGGAAACCCACGAGCTTCCCATAAGAATCATAGCTCCGGGAAGGGTTTTCCGTTCCGATGAGGTAGATGCTACCCATTCTCCGGTTTTCCATCAGCTTGAAGGTCTTGTGATTGATGAAAATATCACTATGAGCGATTTAAAAGGCGTATTGAATGTATTTGCCAAGGCTCTTTTAGGAGAAAATACAGAGGTTCGCTTTAGACCCCACCATTTCCAGTTTACGGAGCCAAGCGCCGAAATGGACGTATCCTGTTTTGTATGCGGCGGAAAGGGCTGCCGTACCTGTAAGCAAACCGGCTGGATAGAGCTTCTGGGCTGCGGTATGGTTCATCCGAGAGTTCTTGAAATGAGCGGCATAGACCCTAAAAAATACAGCGGTTTTGCTTTTGGTATGGGCCTTGAAAGAATTGCCATGCAAAGATTTAATATTCCTGATTTAAGGCTTATGTATGAAAACGATGTTAGATTTTTAAAGCAGTTTTAG
- a CDS encoding sulfite exporter TauE/SafE family protein — protein MIMYIAIGLASGIISGMGIGGGTILIPALAIFYSMEQHEAQNINLIYFIPTAIIAIISHWKNGNIEKKLVPKLVIWGLIGAFAGAFIAVKMEGELLRKAFGFFLLAMGLYEIFKKHEKEDKKTMEDKEFNEIKKKFEEADTKGKINIYVNTQGLTNEQYKELLRLYPYSEIGELEKALA, from the coding sequence ATGATTATGTATATAGCCATAGGGCTTGCATCTGGAATTATAAGCGGAATGGGCATAGGCGGCGGAACCATATTAATCCCTGCCCTTGCAATTTTTTATAGCATGGAGCAGCATGAAGCCCAGAATATTAATCTCATATATTTTATACCTACGGCTATAATAGCGATTATCTCCCATTGGAAAAATGGCAATATTGAGAAAAAGCTTGTGCCGAAATTAGTGATATGGGGGCTTATTGGTGCTTTTGCAGGGGCCTTTATAGCAGTTAAAATGGAAGGGGAGCTTTTAAGGAAAGCTTTCGGCTTTTTTCTGCTGGCCATGGGCCTTTATGAAATATTTAAAAAACATGAGAAGGAGGATAAAAAAACAATGGAAGATAAAGAATTTAATGAAATTAAAAAGAAATTTGAGGAAGCCGATACAAAGGGTAAAATTAATATTTATGTAAATACCCAAGGGCTTACCAACGAGCAGTATAAGGAGCTTTTAAGACTTTATCCCTATAGTGAAATAGGAGAGCTTGAAAAGGCCCTTGCTTAA
- a CDS encoding sulfite exporter TauE/SafE family protein, whose amino-acid sequence MDKIKTAALGIIAGLANGLFGSGGGTIVVPGMERFLGVDAHKAHATAIAVILPLTVLSLFVYMGKTEIDYKAVLYISAGGIVGGYIGAKFLNKLSGKALHKIFGAFMIAAAIRMIL is encoded by the coding sequence GTGGATAAAATTAAAACGGCGGCTTTAGGAATTATAGCAGGCCTTGCCAATGGGCTTTTTGGCTCCGGCGGCGGTACTATTGTGGTTCCGGGCATGGAAAGGTTTCTCGGCGTAGACGCCCACAAAGCCCATGCTACGGCCATTGCCGTCATACTTCCCTTGACTGTATTAAGCCTGTTTGTTTACATGGGAAAAACCGAAATTGATTACAAGGCTGTTCTTTATATTTCCGCAGGAGGCATTGTGGGAGGCTATATAGGGGCTAAGTTTTTAAATAAGCTTTCAGGAAAAGCCCTGCACAAAATATTTGGTGCCTTTATGATAGCAGCAGCCATAAGGATGATTTTATGA
- the nth gene encoding endonuclease III, with translation MKERVEGVLELLDTYYPMEGKCYLDFEKPYELMIATILSAQCTDDRVNIVTKDLFKKYPDLESFARADLYEMEKDVKTTGFFRNKAKNIILSSSKLLNEFDGEMPSDIDVLTTFPGVGRKTANVIRGNIFKIPSIVVDTHVKRISFKLGFTKNTDPDKIEFDLMKIIPKDHWLKYNPQVIAHGRKICKAPTAKCEICFMTEYCKFFNSKK, from the coding sequence ATAAAGGAAAGAGTAGAGGGAGTTTTAGAACTCCTTGATACATATTATCCCATGGAGGGAAAATGCTATCTTGATTTTGAAAAGCCCTATGAGCTTATGATAGCGACGATTCTTAGCGCCCAGTGCACAGATGATCGGGTAAACATAGTGACAAAGGACTTATTTAAAAAATATCCCGACTTGGAGTCCTTTGCAAGGGCAGATTTATATGAAATGGAAAAAGACGTAAAAACAACGGGCTTTTTCAGGAACAAAGCCAAAAATATCATTCTTTCTTCGTCAAAACTTTTAAATGAATTTGATGGCGAAATGCCTTCGGATATTGATGTCTTAACCACCTTTCCCGGGGTAGGAAGAAAGACCGCCAATGTTATCAGGGGAAATATTTTTAAAATACCAAGTATCGTTGTGGATACCCATGTGAAAAGAATCTCATTTAAACTTGGCTTTACTAAAAATACCGACCCGGATAAAATAGAATTTGATTTAATGAAGATTATTCCAAAAGACCATTGGCTTAAGTATAATCCTCAAGTGATTGCCCACGGCAGGAAAATCTGCAAGGCGCCTACGGCAAAATGTGAAATCTGCTTTATGACGGAGTACTGTAAATTTTTTAATTCAAAAAAATAA
- a CDS encoding B12-binding domain-containing radical SAM protein, translated as MIKIKIVLSALNSKFIHSSLALRSIMAYCGAYEEHLILREFTINNSEDFILRELNKIKPQVICFSCYIWNIEMIKNICGNLRKILKETIIVLGGPEVSYEIEFENLNADIIITGEGEATFKELAERLINEEDFYDIDGIAYQKDGRLIKNKDREFLDLNTIPFVYQGLEGLDNKILYYESSRGCPFSCQYCLSSVEHGVRFLSVERVKEDLTFFYENRPKQVKFVDRTFNCNKKHALFIWQYLIEKDNGFTNYHFEISADLLDDEMISTLEKARPGLFQLEIGVQSTNWDTLGDIKRRTNLDKLFEKVKKVKSFHNIHQHLDLIVGLPKEGYESFKKSFNDVYAVKADMLQIGFLKLLRGSGLRRDAKKNKIVYKETAPYEVLYTNELTYDEFLRLKMLEEVFETYYNSGKFKNTLEYAVNTYSDPFSFYESFMEYWEDKEHHKVSHSKIELFNILFDFLSDISEMDMRIACDLLKFDLFLNENIKNLPQWAKRTNYAKLKENLDSFYDADENKEKYFKNLSAFNAKQLARMCHIEEFEYDVYTFSKTGNIKNNKTYILFNYYERDALSNNAKYDSVTL; from the coding sequence GTGATTAAAATTAAAATTGTTTTGTCTGCCCTTAATTCTAAATTCATACATTCTTCTCTTGCCTTAAGAAGCATCATGGCTTACTGCGGAGCGTATGAGGAACATTTAATTTTAAGGGAATTTACTATAAATAACAGTGAGGACTTTATTTTAAGGGAGCTTAATAAAATAAAGCCTCAAGTGATTTGCTTTTCCTGCTATATATGGAATATAGAAATGATAAAAAACATATGCGGAAATTTAAGAAAGATTTTAAAGGAAACCATCATCGTCCTTGGCGGGCCTGAGGTTTCTTATGAAATAGAATTTGAAAACCTGAACGCCGATATTATTATTACGGGGGAAGGGGAAGCGACTTTTAAGGAGCTTGCGGAAAGGCTTATAAATGAAGAAGACTTTTATGATATAGACGGAATCGCATATCAAAAAGACGGCCGGTTGATTAAAAATAAAGACAGAGAATTTTTGGATTTAAACACCATACCCTTCGTATATCAAGGCCTTGAAGGTCTTGATAATAAAATTCTTTATTATGAAAGTTCCAGAGGTTGCCCCTTTAGCTGTCAATACTGCCTTTCCTCTGTTGAACATGGAGTAAGGTTTTTATCTGTTGAGCGGGTAAAAGAGGATTTAACCTTCTTTTATGAAAACAGGCCGAAACAGGTAAAATTTGTTGACAGAACATTTAACTGCAATAAAAAGCATGCTCTTTTTATATGGCAGTACCTCATAGAAAAGGATAACGGTTTTACTAATTATCATTTTGAAATATCCGCCGACTTGCTTGATGATGAAATGATCAGTACCCTGGAAAAGGCGAGGCCCGGGCTTTTTCAGCTGGAAATAGGGGTTCAGTCGACGAATTGGGATACCTTAGGCGATATTAAACGAAGGACAAATTTAGACAAGCTTTTTGAAAAGGTTAAGAAAGTTAAAAGCTTCCATAACATTCATCAGCATCTTGACCTTATTGTAGGCCTTCCCAAAGAGGGATATGAAAGCTTTAAAAAATCTTTTAATGATGTTTATGCTGTAAAGGCGGACATGCTTCAAATAGGGTTTTTAAAGCTTCTTCGAGGCTCAGGACTAAGAAGAGATGCAAAGAAAAATAAAATCGTCTATAAAGAAACGGCTCCTTATGAAGTATTATATACCAATGAATTGACCTATGATGAATTTTTAAGGCTCAAAATGCTTGAAGAGGTATTTGAAACATATTATAACAGCGGAAAATTTAAAAACACTCTTGAATATGCCGTTAATACCTACAGTGACCCATTTTCTTTTTATGAGAGCTTTATGGAATATTGGGAGGATAAGGAGCATCATAAAGTTTCCCACAGTAAAATTGAGCTTTTTAATATACTCTTTGATTTTCTTTCGGATATTAGTGAAATGGATATGAGGATTGCCTGTGATTTGCTTAAATTTGATCTATTTTTAAATGAAAATATTAAAAATCTCCCGCAATGGGCCAAAAGAACGAATTATGCAAAACTTAAAGAAAACCTGGACAGCTTCTACGACGCCGATGAAAATAAAGAGAAGTATTTTAAAAATCTTTCGGCGTTTAATGCAAAGCAGCTTGCCAGAATGTGCCATATAGAGGAATTTGAATACGATGTTTACACGTTTTCTAAAACAGGAAATATAAAAAATAACAAAACCTATATTTTATTTAATTATTATGAAAGAGACGCTCTTTCAAATAATGCAAAATATGATTCCGTAACGCTTTAA
- the yunB gene encoding sporulation protein YunB has product MGKALRRKKTRPRKKRLGIFLMSLVFVFVLLFTAFIIIDSKIFPLVLEVLENELVSTVNMSINESAAKTISQLELTSSDFYEKSESEDGKINSIAVNTVLINTICNQIAVDISENLNNIGPQKVSLPIGSIAGIKTLANIGPSYTVTALPMGNAVVDYNSSFESVGINQVNFQIWIKVDTKIKVVNPLQTAEINITRKLPLVNTIINNEIPAVYFNNPK; this is encoded by the coding sequence ATGGGCAAAGCTTTAAGGCGTAAAAAAACAAGGCCGCGTAAAAAACGCTTAGGTATTTTCTTAATGTCTTTAGTGTTTGTGTTTGTTCTGCTTTTTACAGCCTTTATCATAATAGACAGTAAAATATTTCCTCTGGTTCTTGAGGTCTTGGAAAACGAGCTTGTTTCAACGGTAAATATGTCCATAAACGAAAGCGCCGCCAAGACGATTTCCCAGTTGGAGCTTACAAGCAGCGATTTTTATGAAAAAAGTGAATCGGAGGATGGAAAGATAAATTCCATCGCCGTAAATACCGTATTAATAAACACCATCTGCAATCAGATAGCCGTAGATATTTCCGAAAACTTAAATAACATAGGACCTCAGAAGGTAAGCCTTCCCATAGGAAGCATTGCCGGTATAAAGACCCTTGCGAATATCGGCCCCAGTTATACGGTTACAGCCCTTCCCATGGGAAACGCCGTAGTAGATTATAATTCCTCTTTTGAATCCGTAGGCATAAATCAGGTAAATTTTCAAATATGGATAAAGGTTGATACAAAAATAAAAGTAGTAAATCCGCTCCAAACCGCAGAAATAAACATAACTAGAAAGCTTCCTCTTGTAAATACCATAATCAATAATGAGATACCAGCCGTATACTTTAACAATCCAAAATAA